One window of Henckelia pumila isolate YLH828 unplaced genomic scaffold, ASM3356847v2 CTG_525:::fragment_3, whole genome shotgun sequence genomic DNA carries:
- the LOC140873231 gene encoding cyclin-dependent kinase F-1: MSRMEDSPPRSKSWSIHTRREITSKYEILERVGSGAYSDVYKARRLSDSITVALKEVHDYQSAFREIEALQTLHNCPNIVVLHEYFWSEDEDAVLVLEYLPTDLGAVIKAAKKDWEDGISVGEVKRWMIQILQGVDACHRNCVVHRDLKPSNLLISDEGVLKIADFGQARILLAPGFAADDGHIQSHEQPQSFQETVSQPTEVVLVPGGQLVHERKALNADECDVEPDEIRVKYAPSDIDKDSVSHDGAASCLATCATSDIEDPSQYSYSYEAEDDGDDGNGSLTSCVGTRWFRAPELLYGSTNYGLEIDLWSVGCIFSELLTLEPLFPGSSDIDQLGKIFSVLGNISEEVWPGCAELPDYKIISFGKVEKPIGLVSSLRGRSPEEILLVKKLLCFDPLSRATAMELLHDNYLNEEPLPVALSDLRIPSKQGNHDEDLSVEWNDYKDFDSDSDFTDFGSSTFTTTENGFTIRFS; encoded by the exons ATGAGCAGAATGGAAGATTCCCCTCCTCGATCGAAGAGCTGGAGCATTCACACCAGGCGTGAAATCACCTCCAAGTACGAGATATTGGAGCGCGTGGGGTCCGGTGCATACTCCGACGTCTATAAAGCCCGCCGCCTTTCTGATTCGATCACCGTCGCACTCAAGGAGGTGCATGATTACCAGTCCGCGTTTCGCGAGATAGAGGCCCTTCAGACACTCCATAATTGCCCTAATATAGTCGTTTTGCACGAATACTTCTGGAGCGAGGACGAAGATGCGGTTTTGGTGCTCGAGTATTTGCCCACTGATTTGGGGGCCGTGATCAAGGCCGCGAAGAAGGACTGGGAAGATGGGATCAGTGTCGGGGAGGTGAAGCGATGGATGATTCAGATTCTACAAGGAGTCGACGCGTGTCACCGCAATTGTGTTGTTCACAGGGATCTCAAGCCGTCTAATTTGTTGATTTCTGATGAGGGGGTTCTCAAGATTGCAGATTTTGGTCAG GCAAGGATACTTCTTGCTCCTGGATTTGCTGCTGATGATGGACATATTCAGTCTCACGAGCAGCCACAATCATTTCAAGAAACTGTATCTCAACCAACAGAAGTTGTTCTTGTACCAGGTGGTCAGTTGGTACATGAGCGTAAAGCACTGAACGCCGATGAATGTGATGTGGAGCCAGATGAGATAAGAGTTAAATACGCACCTAGTGATATTGATAAAGACAGTGTGTCCCATGATGGAGCTGCTTCTTGTCTTGCCACATGCGCCACCAGTGATATAGAAGACCCTTCACAGTATTCTTATTCTTACGAAGCCGAGGATGATGGCGATGATGGGAATGGCTCCCTTACGTCTTGTGTTGGAACTCGATGGTTTAGAGCCCCCGAGCTACTCTATGGGTCAACAAATTATGGGCTAGAGATTGATCTTTGGTCCGTTGGATGTATTTTTTCAGAGCTTCTGACTTTGGAACCACTTTTTCCAGGTAGTTCTGATATCGACCAGCTGGGTAAAATTTTTAGTGTTTTAGGCAACATATCTGAAGAAGTTTGGCCTGGTTGTGCGGAACTTCCTGATTACAAAATAATTTCGTTTGGGAAAGTAGAGAAGCCAATCGGTCTCGTATCTTCATTGCGTGGTCGATCTCCTGAAGAAATTCTTCTCGTCAAAAAACTGTTGTGTTTTGATCCTCTAAGCAGAGCTACTGCCATGGAATTGCTTCACGACAATTATCTAAATGAAGAACCTTTACCTGTTGCATTGTCTGATTTAAGGATCCCTTCGAAACAAGGGAATCATGATGAGGACTTGTCAGTTGAATGGAACGACTACAAGGATTTTGATTCAGATTCAGATTTTACCGATTTTGGCTCCTCAACGTTTACCACTACTGAGAATGGCTTCACAATTCGGTTTTCTTAA
- the LOC140873059 gene encoding probable plastidic glucose transporter 2, producing the protein MEDDSVLVLSVLEKETTKPPWKLSFPHVLVATIVPFLFGYHLGVVNEPLESISTDLGFVGNSMAEGLVVSICLAGAFVGSLFSGRIADDVGRRRAFQLSALPMLLGASICATSKSMAGMLLGRLLVGTGLGVGPPVTSLYVTEISPAHLRGTYGSLIQIGSGLGLIGALLIGFPVKTIFGWWRICFWVSTIPSVILALSMMFCVESPYWLYKKGRNIEARAELEKLLGSVHAKAAMEELSKSERVDEIDSVTLVELLYGRHSRVVFLGSTLFALQQLSGINAVFYFSSTVFRRAGVSSNLASVFVGIANLIGSVVALLLMDKLGRKILLICSFFGMGISMALQVLAATLSASSPNIFYLHLTGMLLFVSMFAIGAGPVPALLLPEIFPNRIRAKAMAFCMSVHWVLNFLVGLMFLQLLDQVGPQWLYSLFCTCCFLAVVVVKKNVMETKGKSLQEIEIALLPQD; encoded by the exons ATGGAAGATGATTCAG TGCTTGTGCTGAGTGTTTTGGAGAAAGAAACTACAAAACCCCCTTGGAAACTTTCTTTTCCACATGTACTGGTGGCGACTATAGTTCCGTTCTTATTTGGCTATCATCTTGG AGTTGTGAATGAACCGCTTGAAAGCATTTCTACGGATCTTGGTTTTGTGGGGAATTCCATGGCAGAAG GATTGGTGGTTAGTATTTGTCTTGCTGGTGCCTTTGTTGGATCCTTGTTCAGTGGTCGGATTGCGGATGATGTTGGGCGTCGTAGGGCTTTTCAGTTGTCTGCATTGCCTATGCTTTTGGGTGCTTCCATTTG TGCAACGTCTAAAAGCATGGCTGGAATGCTTCTGGGTAGGCTTTTGGTTGGTACCGGTTTAGGCGTGGGTCCCCCGGTTACATCACTTTATGTAACAGAG ATATCACCTGCTCATTTGAGGGGCACGTATGGGAGCTTGATTCAGATAGGATCAGGTCTTGGGTTGATCGGTGCTCTACTGATTGGGTTTCCAGTCAAAACTATATTTGGCTG GTGGCGCATATGCTTTTGGGTATCTACAATTCCATCTGTGATCCTGGCTCTTTCTATGATGTTTTGTGTTGAATCTCCATATTGGTTATACAAG AAAGGAAGAAATATCGAAGCTAGAGCTGAACTTGAAAAGCTTCTCGGAAGTGTACATGCTAAAGCTGCAATGGAAGAACTGTCAAAGTCAGAGAGGGTGGATGAAATTGATTCTGTGACTCTTGTAGAATTGCTCTATGGTCGGCATTCAAGAG ttgtttttcttggatcAACACTATTTGCTTTGCAACAGCTTTCTGGAATAAATGCCGTGTTTTATTTCTCTTCAACTGTGTTTAGACGAGCAGGAGTTTCCTCAAACCTGGCAAGTGTTTTCGTGGGGATTGCGAATTTGATAG GTTCAGTTGTTGCTTTGTTATTGATGGACAAACTTGGAAGGAAAATCCTCCTCATTTGCAGCTTCTTTGGCATG GGCATATCAATGGCTCTGCAAGTTCTTGCTGCAACATTATCTGCGTCAAgtccaaatattttttatttacacCTGACTGGAATGCTGCT GTTTGTCTCGATGTTCGCCATCGGAGCTGGTCCAGTACCTGCTCTCTTACTCCCAGAAATATTTCCCAATCGGATCAGGGCCAAAGCTATGGCATTCTGTATGTCGGTGCACTGG GTGTTAAATTTTCTGGTCGGCTTGATGTTCCTGCAATTGCTTGACCAAGTGGGGCCACAATGGCTGTACTCGCTGTTTTGTACATGCTGCTTTCTTGCGGTAGTAGTTGTAAAGAAAAACGTGATGGAAACGAAGGGAAAATCGCTTCAAGAAATTGAGATAGCTCTTCTTCCTCAAGATTAG